CGGGTAGTGGCGCTCGTTCGCCGAGAGCGAGCGCTGCGACTTGGCGCAGTTCGGCATTGCTCAACGGTCCTAGCTCGATACGGTACGCCGACGCGCCCCGTTGAAATCGCGGTAAGAAGTTCGCTAGCGAACTTTCGCCGGTCTCGGAGGGCGAGCGATAGGTAACGACGAGCAACAGCCGCATCGACACCAGCATCGGCAGCACGTGAAGCAGAAACCGTAAGGAGCCTTCGTCCGCCCATTGCGCGTCTTCGACGATAAAGACGGCATGACGTCGCCGACACGCGGCGGCAAGACGCTCGGTCAGCGCTTCGAGGTGCGCCTCCCGGCTAAGCTCGTGAGAGAGCTGCGAGGCGGCCCCGATGCCGGCGAGCGCCTCGAGCACGGGCGCATACGGGGCGTTGCCGAACTCGCGCGCGACGCCGATCCCAAGCGCTGCGCGGCCGCCGCTGAGCGTACCGCGAAACTCGGCAAGAAGCCGGCTCTTGCCCATCCCTGCATCGCCGGAGAGCAGCACGCACGAGCCTTTTCCGTGCGCGGCCGCCAGCCGGCGGTCAACGAGCAACTGCAGCTCGCGCGTACGGCCAATGAGGACCGGACAAAGAATCGGACCGGTTACCATCGCGACCGTTCCCTATTCGCGCAAAAGGTACGGTTTTCCGACATACCGGAGCCGCCCCGGCCGAGGTACGGTTACTATCAAAGGTTCGTTGCGAGGGAGGTTCCCAATGTGTAAACACTTCCGTTGGCTCGGCATATCCGGGCTGATTCTGCTTTCAGCGGTCCTGTCGGGGTGCGGTGGCACCGGCTCCGCACCAGCGGTCGACTCGACGCTCGCCCGGCCGGCCGCGCAAACGCCTGTATCCTCATCAGGTACGCGCGACGACTTTGCGTCAAAGGGCAAAACGCTGAACTGGCCCGAGCTGGGCTTCGATGCCGGGCACTCAGGCTACAACCTGCACGAGACGATTCTTTCAGCCTCCAACGTCTCGGATCTGCAGCACACCTGGAGCACCAGCGCCAGCGGCGCCATTCAAGGCGTTGATGCCATGGTTGAGGACGGCGGTCTGATTTTCGTCGAATCAGGCGGCAGCGGCAGCTACGATGTGACGGCCGTTAAGGCATCCGATGGAACGCCGGTGTGGACGTCGCAACCACTCGATCTCAACGGCGCGTATCCGATGGGAATCGCGGCAGGCTCGGGCCTCGTCTTTGTCGGGTGCAACGTGAGTGGCCAGGGAATGTGCGCCTTCAAACAATCGAACGGAAGGCTCGCCTGGTTCCACGGCGTGAGTAGCTTCCAAGTCCCGCCTGCGTATGCCAACGGGCTCGTCTTTTTCAACATGTCCACCAACTGTGAAAATTGTGTCAGTGAGGTTGCGCTCAACGCGAAAACCGGTGCGGTGGTTTGGGCGGACGGCGGCTGGGACGCGGCCGCAGGCGTTGCTGCCATTGCCAACGGCACCGTTTATTTCACGTGCGGACCGGTTAACGGGACGGTCAACCTTTGCGCATTCAACGCTTCCAGTGGAGCCTCGCAATGGGAGTGGACTCCGCCGGCCAGCATGAACGTTAGCAGTTCGGTCGCTGTTTCCGTCGCGAACGGTGTGGCGTACCTTGTGCTCAACCTCAACAGCAGCCCGAGCGGCTATAGTTACCAACAGGCACTCGTCGCAATCAATGCCAAGACCGGCGCCACGATCTGGACGTTCTATGAACCCGGTAACGGCGTGAACGGCAACTGGGGCAACGCCTTACCCGCGGCAGCCACGAAAAGCAGCGTCTATTGGGTAGGCGGCGACACGGCGATGTACGCGCTCAACGCCAAGACCGGTACACAGCTATGGGCCAACGTTGACGCGCCTTGTTACTTCCAAACGTCGCCTTCCATTGCGAACGGCGTGGTGTACGCGATACCGACCGTTGGTTGCAACCAAAGTGAAGCGCTGGGCGCAAGCACGGGGGCGGAGTTATGGCTGGCGCCCGGAAGCGACGGAACCGCTCCAAATGGCAGTGTCTCACCTCCCATCATCCTCAACGGCACGCTCTACGCGCAATGCTGGGCGCTCTGCGCGTATAACCTTCCTACACCTCGCCGCCATCGTTAAGAGCACCCTGTCGCTCCCGTGGCTCACGCAGCGTCTCCCAAGGCCGCACGGATTCGAACGCCCTCGCAACGCGAAGCACGAGATCGTCCTGCAAGAGCGGTGCAACAATCTGCAAGCCGACCGGCAAACCGCTCTCCGTCATGCCGCAGGGAACGCTCGCGGCGGGCTGGAGCGTCAGGTCGAACGGATAGCTATAGGGCGCCCACCGCATCCAGTCGTCGCCAAACCGGCCATCGGGCGGCGTGTTGTGACCGACTTCGAAAGGAGTCGTCGCAACGGCCGGCGTCAGTAGCACGTCGTACTTGTCGTGGAACTCCGACATTTGCTGATAAAGTGGCGCGCGCGCGTTGACCTGAGCCATAAAATCAATCGCCTTCACGTCTGCGCCGGCTTTCGCGCAGGCCACGAAACCCGGATCGCATTCGTTCCAGCGCTCCTGCGGGATGTCGCGGAGCTCGCTCATCGATCCGGTCGTCCAAATCATTCGAATGATGTCGTAGGGATCGTTCCACGGCGGATTCGCTTCTTCGACGTACGCCCCGCATTCTTCGAAGGCACGTGCACCGGCGGCGCAGATGCGCTCGACTTCGCCATCAAGTTGCTGCACGAAGTTCAGTCGCGGACTCCACGCGATGCGCAAGCCGCGAACGCCGTCGTCGAGGGTGCTGCGGTAATCCGGCGGGTCGTTCTGCAACGCCCAGATGTCGCGACGGTCCGGGCCGGCCATCGCCGTCAACATCAGCGCAGCGTCGCGTACGGTGCGCGTCATGGGGCCGACGTCTGAAATGAGTGCAAAGGGTAATGGAGGATAGCCCGAAACGCGCCCGTGTGTAGGCTTCAATCCGAAGACGCCGCAGAAGCTGCTGGGGATGCGAATGGATCCGGCTGAATCCATGCCGATGTGCAGCGCGCCCATATTCAACGCGGCGGCGGCCGCCGCACCCGCCGACGAACCGCCCGTCGTCATGCGCGTGTCCCAGGGGTTACGCGTAATACCGTAGAGCGGGCTGTCGCCGAGCGCCTTCCATCCCGCCTCGGGAAGCGTCGTCTTCCCGAGCGGAATCGCTCCCGCACCGAGCATTTCATCGACGGCAGGCGCGTTCTCCGTTGCCGGATCGGTCGGCGTCCCTTTGGAGCCGCCGCGCACGGGAAAGCCGCGCCATAAGAGGGCGTCCTTGATGGTGAACGGGACGCCGTCGACGATTCCGCGCGGCTCGGAGCGCATCCAGCGAGTCTCGCTCTCTGCGGCCGCGGCGCGGGCGCCCTCGTGGTCGACGATGCAAAATGCGTTCACGATCGGATTGAAGCGATCGATCGCTTTGAGCATCGCATCGACGGCATCACGCGGGGAGAGCGTCTTGTTGCGGTACGCGCCGACGAGCGCCGTCGCATCCATCAAAAGAATTTCGTCCATAAACGGGTACCTACCACATAATGCCGCTGGAATATCGAAGCGATATCGTCCTCACCGAAGAGTCGTCGCCGGACGAGCCAACGATCCGTGCATTTAAGGAAGGTGTCGACGACTTCAACTTCGCGGCGGCCGGCCCAGACGGGTATGCCGCATTTTGGATCATCGGCCGTGACGTCTCCGGTGCGGTACGAGCCGGTGCCCATGGAAGCACTTCCTGGGAATGGCTCTTTCTCGATTGGCTCTGGGTTCACGAATCGCTTCGCCATCACGGGATCGGTTCCGACTTGATGGAACGCGCTGAGAAAATTGCGCGAGAACAGAAATGCCGCGGCGTGTTCTTAAATACGTACTCTTTCCAAGCGCCGCGGTTTTATCAGCGCCTCGGTTACGAAGAGTTCGGTCGGCTCGCCGATATGCCGCCCGGCCACACGCGCATATGGTTCGCGAAGCGGCTGTAGCGGCGGATCGCTACGCCGCCTCGCACGCGTTATATCAACGCGCGCGCGCAGTCATCCCCGGAGGCATCCAACTCGACGGGGGAAAGCCCCTGCTGCGCGGTGGCTGGTCGCCGCTGTATTTCGATCGCGCACAAGGCGCGTACGTTTGGGACGCCGATGGCAACCGCTACATCGACTTCATCATGGCCTACGGTCCGTTCGTGCTGGGCTATGGGCATCAAGCCGTCGACGCTGTTGCATTTGCGCAATTCCAGCGCGGCAACCTTATTTCGATGAATCACCCACTGCATGTCCAGTTCATTGAAGAGCTGCTGCAGCGCTTTCCATACGCCGAGATGGGCGCATTCTTCAAGTCCGGCTCGGAAGCAACAACGGCCGCGTTACGCATCGCCCGGCGTGCTACCGGGAGGCGCGCCGTTGCGCGATGCGGTTACCACGGCTGGCACGATTGGTGCCATCCGAACGCGGATTTCGTTCCTGCCGCACTCGACGAGCAAGTTCTGGCCTACGACGCACTGCTGACGCAATCGCTCGAGCGGCTCTTCGTCGAGCATCCCAACGAGATTGCGGCGGTCATCCTGGCGCCCGAGATGGTTCATCCTCCAAACCGTGAGGCGGTTGCCGCCGTTGCGGCACTCGCCCAAAAGAATGGCGCGCTCTTCATTATGGATGAGGTCAAGACCGGATTGCGCGCGCCGGGTGGTTCGATGCAGAACTTCTACGGCATTAGGCCCGATCTGACTACGCTGAGCAAAGCCCTTGGGAACGGCTGGCCGATCGCCGCGCTCGTCGGTACCCGCGACACGATGCGTCACGGCGAAGGCCTATCGCTCTCGGCGACCTACCACGGCGAGACGTCTGCAATGGCCGCAGCGATTGAAACGATGCGCATCGTGGAGCGAGAGAACGCGGCGGCGTATCTAGAAGGCCTAGGTCAGCGTTTCATCACCGGATTGAATGCGGCGGCGGCGCGTAACCACGTTCAAGCGCATGCCTACGGCGAGCCCATTGCGGCAATGCCGTTCCTCAAATTTGCCGACGGCTCAGGCGATGTCAAAGAGCATTTTTACGCCAATGTGCTTGCGCATGGCATCCTTCTGCATCCCAACCATCTCTGGTACGTCAGCACGGCCCATACGGAGCGCGATATCGACGATGCCCTGACAATCGTCGACGAGGCGATGGCGCGTTTAGCTCAGTGACGCCTTTAGCTAAGGAGCTCGCACAGTGCGCGTATAAATGGTCGTCCAGTTCGTTTCCCACGTCTTGCCGTTATCCGGCGAAAACGCTTGCTCGAAGTAAGGATGATCCCCCGGCAAAACACGCCACTTAAAGCGCACGATGATTGGCTTTTGGTCGTGCTTATCGCGCGCATAGAACTGGCCCACGCCGTGGGTATCGAACTCTCCAACTTGCGGCGGCGGTACCAGTCCGCGCGTTTGGGTTCCCCACCACAGCGACCATTGATGGGTCCGTGCGTTGTACATTCGAAGGGTCATACCCACGACGTGGCTTCCGGGGCAGCGGAGGTCGCCGTCTTCCACGTCGCCGTATCCATGCCAGAATGGCCGTATCGTTGAATAGCCGTAGCAATCATACCACTCGTGATCGTTGCTCAGCCGCCGCTTGAGCAGACGGTAGTGCGTGCGCCACGTGCCAAAAAGAAAATTGAAATCGTTATGCCCATCTCGAATAGTCGGCGTGACCGCGATCTGCGAACGCACCGGGATCCCACCGCCGACGATCAGCGCTGCGGTCATCAATAGCGCTGCGAGAGCAGGTACGCGGCGCGTCAGCAAAGGGCTAGTTCGGACTCATCACGACTTTTAGGCAATCGTCGTCGTGCTTTGCGAAAGTGCCGTAGAAGCGCGCGGCGTCGTCGAGCGGACCGCGATGCGAGATGATCGTCGCTGGGTCTATTTCCCCCGCGATAACCCGATCTTGTAAATCGCGCATATAGCGGTGCACGTGGGTCTGGCCCCCACGCATCTGCAAGCCTTTACCGAAGAACGCGCCCATTGGAAATGTGTCGACGAAGCCGGTATAAACGCCTGCCACCGAAACGCGACCTCCCGGTGCACAAGCATGGATGATCTCGCGGAGAACGTGGGGCCGATCCATCTCCAGCTTCACTGCCTGCTTGACGTAGTCGATTGCTGCGTCGGGAGCCGTGCTGTGCGCTTCCATTCCGACGCAGTCGATGACACAGTCAGGGCCGCGTCCGCCGGTCATTTCGTAGAGCGCCTCCAAAATGTTGCTGACTTTGTCGTGATTGATCGTTTCAGCACCAGCGTCTCTCGCAACTTTGAGGCGATAATCGAACCGATCGATCGCAACGACACGCGCCGCCCCGAGCATGAAGGCAGAACGTAAGGCGAACTGTCCCACCGGTCCACACCCCCAAATGGCCACGACGTCACCCTGCTCGATGTCGCAGTTTTCGGCTGCCATGTATCCGGTTGGAAAAACATCGGTCAGAAAGACGGCCTGCTCGTCGGTAACGCCGTCGGCAATCTTTACCGGGCCGAAATCGGCAAACGGAACCCGCACGTATTGCGCCTGGCCCCCCGAGTACCCGCCATACAGATGCGAGTAACCGAACAGGCCGCCGGCGTTGTGCCCGTACATGACATCGAGCAGTTCCGCGTTCGGATTGGCGTTTGCGCACAATGCGGTCTTTCCGCGCGTACACGGCTCGCAGCGTCCGCACGAAATAGCGAACGGTACCATGACGCGATCGCCTTTTTGCAGATTCTCGACGGCCGCTCCGCATTCCACGACGCGGCCGACGAACTCGTGCCCAACGATATCGCCGGGCTTCATCATCGGAATAAGCCCGTTATACATGTGAAGATCCGAACCGCAGATCGCGGTTTTCGTAACCTCCACGATCGCGTCGCGCGGATTTAGAAGCTGGGGATCGTCGACTTGCTCAACGCGCAAGTCTTGTTTCCCGTGCCAAACCGCCGCCTTCATCGCGTTCGTTCTCCGGTTGGAATTTCGCCGGCCTCAACAAGGGCGCGATACGCGCGCAGACCTGCCTTCAACCGCTTTTGATTGAGCTTTTCAGAAGTGGCGTGAATCTCAGTACCTCGCCCCTCCGGCGCGGAAACGAGCGAGCAACGGCAGTCGCCGGAACCCTCGCCGAACGCTCCAGCAAAGACTGCGGCGTCTTCGGTGTCCGCGGCCAAGTTCTCGCGCGACCGTCGGACGGTGATTGTTGCAGCATTCATAACGAGCAGCATACCCGGTCTTGGGTATAGCAAGCTATGCGACGACGTACAATTTTACTCTCGGCGACAGCGCTCGGTGCCGGCCTCTGGCTAGCTCGATCGTTGGCCCGGCGTCCGAAGATCCCACTTCGCAGCCGCGTCGTCGTCATCACCGGCGGATCTCGCGGCCTCGGCCTCATGCTCGCGCGAGAGTTCGGCCGCCGCGGAGCTCGGATCGCTATCTGTGGGCGCAACGAGCGTGCGCTCGAACGCGCGACCGCGGACTTATCCGCGCGCGGCATCGAAACGTTCGCGCGGCGTTGCGACGTGCGGGAGCGCGCTGAAGTCACCGCGTTCATCGCTGCCGTTCGATCGCGATTCGGCGGCCTCGACGTGCTCGTGAACAACGCCGGCACGATCGAAGTCGGCCCAGCATCGACGATGACGGAGAGCGACTATGCCGACGCGCTACGCACGCATTTCTGGGGTCCCTATTACGCAGTCGAGGCGGCGCTTCCGGAACTGATGCAAGCAAAGCGAGGATGCATCGTCAACGTCGTTTCGATCGGCGGCTTGGTTGCGATTCCGCATCTCTTGCCCTATTCCGCGAGCAAATTCGCGCTGGCCGGCTATTCTTTAGGGCTGCGCGCCGAGCTGGCTGCCAAAAACGTCGCGGTCACCACCGTCTGTCCGGGATTGATGCGAACAGGAAGTGCGCGCAACGCTTGGTTCAAAGGACAGCAAGCGGCGGAATATGCCTGGTTTTCGCTCGGTGCAGCTCTGCCTCTGACCTCCGCCAGCGCCACCAGCGCGGCGCGTCGCATCGTCGACGCGACCGCGCGGGCCGAGACGTTGGTCGTTCTGACGTTGCAAGCTCAGTTGCTCGCAACCGTCCAGCATCTCTTCCCGTCATTGACATTACGCGTGCTCGAGATCGTCGCGCGGATATTGCCCGGCGAGAAACGCGAAGGCAACGGGGCAAAGCGTGGTTACGACAGCGAATCGCCTTTAAGTCAGTCGTTCTTAAATGTGCTCGCCCGGCGGGCGGAGGCCGAACTAAACCAGCGCTGAGTTGTTCGCTTTTTTCGCTTCAAGGCTTCGCCGCAGCAATCATCACTTCGTCGCTATCTCTGAGAAGTACATCGATCGCTCTAAAACCGCACAGCCAGATTACATCGCTGCTCTTCTTCGCTTTCGTCGCACCGGATCGCTGCATACGCGCAGACC
This Candidatus Eremiobacterota bacterium DNA region includes the following protein-coding sequences:
- a CDS encoding PQQ-binding-like beta-propeller repeat protein, with amino-acid sequence MCKHFRWLGISGLILLSAVLSGCGGTGSAPAVDSTLARPAAQTPVSSSGTRDDFASKGKTLNWPELGFDAGHSGYNLHETILSASNVSDLQHTWSTSASGAIQGVDAMVEDGGLIFVESGGSGSYDVTAVKASDGTPVWTSQPLDLNGAYPMGIAAGSGLVFVGCNVSGQGMCAFKQSNGRLAWFHGVSSFQVPPAYANGLVFFNMSTNCENCVSEVALNAKTGAVVWADGGWDAAAGVAAIANGTVYFTCGPVNGTVNLCAFNASSGASQWEWTPPASMNVSSSVAVSVANGVAYLVLNLNSSPSGYSYQQALVAINAKTGATIWTFYEPGNGVNGNWGNALPAAATKSSVYWVGGDTAMYALNAKTGTQLWANVDAPCYFQTSPSIANGVVYAIPTVGCNQSEALGASTGAELWLAPGSDGTAPNGSVSPPIILNGTLYAQCWALCAYNLPTPRRHR
- a CDS encoding amidase — encoded protein: MDEILLMDATALVGAYRNKTLSPRDAVDAMLKAIDRFNPIVNAFCIVDHEGARAAAAESETRWMRSEPRGIVDGVPFTIKDALLWRGFPVRGGSKGTPTDPATENAPAVDEMLGAGAIPLGKTTLPEAGWKALGDSPLYGITRNPWDTRMTTGGSSAGAAAAAALNMGALHIGMDSAGSIRIPSSFCGVFGLKPTHGRVSGYPPLPFALISDVGPMTRTVRDAALMLTAMAGPDRRDIWALQNDPPDYRSTLDDGVRGLRIAWSPRLNFVQQLDGEVERICAAGARAFEECGAYVEEANPPWNDPYDIIRMIWTTGSMSELRDIPQERWNECDPGFVACAKAGADVKAIDFMAQVNARAPLYQQMSEFHDKYDVLLTPAVATTPFEVGHNTPPDGRFGDDWMRWAPYSYPFDLTLQPAASVPCGMTESGLPVGLQIVAPLLQDDLVLRVARAFESVRPWETLREPRERQGALNDGGEV
- a CDS encoding GNAT family N-acetyltransferase, whose amino-acid sequence is MPLEYRSDIVLTEESSPDEPTIRAFKEGVDDFNFAAAGPDGYAAFWIIGRDVSGAVRAGAHGSTSWEWLFLDWLWVHESLRHHGIGSDLMERAEKIAREQKCRGVFLNTYSFQAPRFYQRLGYEEFGRLADMPPGHTRIWFAKRL
- a CDS encoding aminotransferase class III-fold pyridoxal phosphate-dependent enzyme; translation: MVREAAVAADRYAASHALYQRARAVIPGGIQLDGGKPLLRGGWSPLYFDRAQGAYVWDADGNRYIDFIMAYGPFVLGYGHQAVDAVAFAQFQRGNLISMNHPLHVQFIEELLQRFPYAEMGAFFKSGSEATTAALRIARRATGRRAVARCGYHGWHDWCHPNADFVPAALDEQVLAYDALLTQSLERLFVEHPNEIAAVILAPEMVHPPNREAVAAVAALAQKNGALFIMDEVKTGLRAPGGSMQNFYGIRPDLTTLSKALGNGWPIAALVGTRDTMRHGEGLSLSATYHGETSAMAAAIETMRIVERENAAAYLEGLGQRFITGLNAAAARNHVQAHAYGEPIAAMPFLKFADGSGDVKEHFYANVLAHGILLHPNHLWYVSTAHTERDIDDALTIVDEAMARLAQ
- a CDS encoding glutathione-dependent formaldehyde dehydrogenase; the encoded protein is MKAAVWHGKQDLRVEQVDDPQLLNPRDAIVEVTKTAICGSDLHMYNGLIPMMKPGDIVGHEFVGRVVECGAAVENLQKGDRVMVPFAISCGRCEPCTRGKTALCANANPNAELLDVMYGHNAGGLFGYSHLYGGYSGGQAQYVRVPFADFGPVKIADGVTDEQAVFLTDVFPTGYMAAENCDIEQGDVVAIWGCGPVGQFALRSAFMLGAARVVAIDRFDYRLKVARDAGAETINHDKVSNILEALYEMTGGRGPDCVIDCVGMEAHSTAPDAAIDYVKQAVKLEMDRPHVLREIIHACAPGGRVSVAGVYTGFVDTFPMGAFFGKGLQMRGGQTHVHRYMRDLQDRVIAGEIDPATIISHRGPLDDAARFYGTFAKHDDDCLKVVMSPN
- a CDS encoding SDR family NAD(P)-dependent oxidoreductase gives rise to the protein MRRRTILLSATALGAGLWLARSLARRPKIPLRSRVVVITGGSRGLGLMLAREFGRRGARIAICGRNERALERATADLSARGIETFARRCDVRERAEVTAFIAAVRSRFGGLDVLVNNAGTIEVGPASTMTESDYADALRTHFWGPYYAVEAALPELMQAKRGCIVNVVSIGGLVAIPHLLPYSASKFALAGYSLGLRAELAAKNVAVTTVCPGLMRTGSARNAWFKGQQAAEYAWFSLGAALPLTSASATSAARRIVDATARAETLVVLTLQAQLLATVQHLFPSLTLRVLEIVARILPGEKREGNGAKRGYDSESPLSQSFLNVLARRAEAELNQR